One genomic region from Streptomyces sp. NBC_01431 encodes:
- a CDS encoding 2Fe-2S iron-sulfur cluster-binding protein, with protein MFHPLRVSEVEQLTDDSVAVTFAVPPELRETFRHLPGQHLALRRTVAGKEIRRTYSICAPAVEAPGEPVLRVGIRLVEGGEFSTYAFKELSVGDTVEVMAPMGRFVLAPRPGHFAAIVGGSGITPVLSMAATLLAREPAARFCLIRSDRSAASTMFLEETADLKDRYPGRFQLVTVLSREEQQSGLPSGRLDQERLTGLLPALLPVTDIDGWLLCGPFGLVQGAERALRGLGVRRDRIHQEIFHVDEAPAPVAVAAPAHATLTATLDGRSGNWPVKEGESLLETVLRARADAPYACKGGVCGTCRAFLVRGEVRMDRNFALEPEETEAGYVLACQSHPATGEVELDFDR; from the coding sequence ATGTTCCATCCGCTCCGGGTCAGCGAGGTCGAGCAGCTCACGGACGACTCGGTGGCCGTCACCTTCGCCGTGCCGCCCGAGCTCCGCGAGACCTTCCGCCACCTCCCCGGCCAACACCTCGCCCTGCGCCGCACCGTGGCGGGCAAGGAGATCCGCCGTACGTACTCGATCTGCGCGCCGGCCGTCGAGGCACCGGGCGAGCCGGTCCTGCGGGTGGGCATCCGGCTCGTGGAAGGCGGCGAATTCTCGACGTACGCCTTCAAAGAGCTGTCCGTCGGTGACACCGTCGAGGTCATGGCGCCGATGGGCCGGTTCGTGCTGGCCCCCCGCCCGGGGCACTTCGCGGCGATCGTCGGAGGCAGCGGGATCACCCCCGTCCTGTCGATGGCGGCAACGCTGCTCGCTCGCGAGCCCGCGGCGCGGTTCTGCCTGATACGCAGCGACCGCAGCGCCGCGTCGACGATGTTCCTCGAAGAGACCGCCGACCTGAAGGACCGCTACCCCGGCCGGTTCCAGCTGGTCACCGTGCTGTCCCGGGAGGAACAGCAGTCGGGGCTGCCGTCGGGCCGACTCGATCAGGAGCGGCTGACCGGGCTGCTGCCCGCGCTGCTGCCGGTGACGGACATCGACGGCTGGCTGCTGTGCGGGCCCTTCGGTCTGGTCCAGGGTGCAGAGCGGGCCCTGCGCGGGCTCGGGGTCCGGCGCGACCGGATCCACCAGGAGATCTTCCACGTGGACGAGGCACCGGCGCCGGTCGCCGTTGCCGCCCCCGCGCACGCGACGCTGACCGCCACCCTGGACGGCCGCTCGGGCAACTGGCCGGTCAAGGAAGGCGAGTCCCTGCTGGAAACAGTCCTGCGGGCCCGCGCGGACGCCCCGTATGCCTGCAAGGGCGGCGTGTGCGGAACGTGCAGGGCCTTCCTGGTCCGGGGCGAGGTGCGCATGGACCGCAATTTCGCGCTGGAGCCGGAGGAGACCGAAGCGGGCTACGTCCTGGCCTGCCAGTCGCACCCCGCCACCGGGGAGGTGGAGCTGGACTTCGACCGGTGA